CCTATATGTTCTGCAATTGCTGTAGCAGCATCATTTCCGGAATTTAACATCAGACCATATAAAAGATTATCAAGCGTAATTTTCTCGCCAGGTGAAAGCCAGATAGAGGAACCGCCTACATTGCAAGCTCTTTTACTTATTGTTACAATGTCATTTAAATTACCATATTCAAGTGCCAGCAATAATGTCATAATTTTTGTTGTACTTGCCATTGGAAGTTTTTCATTTATATTTTTTTCATATAATATTCTTCCTGATTGTTGGTCCATAACTATTGCAGCCTTCGCCGCAGTTTGTGGTGGGCATATATCATTTGCTTCAGTGGTTATTGGGGACACAATTAAGATAAATGCAACAATGTATACATAAATCTTTTTCATGTTATGCCTCCTGAAGTTAAGAATACCTCACAATAAGCCCCCCGAAATGTATTTAATCTACGTTATTTTCAGCTGTTATAGGTGTTGATTTTTTATATGTTTTGTTTTTTCCAAATACGCTTTGTAGTTCTTCTATTAATTTTGGAGCTAAATCGATTATCCTTTCTATCATAGCATTTTGATTTACCGGAAGTAATCTAATCTGTCCTTGTCCAACTACCATAAATGCAACTGGTTGAAGTGAAATACCAGCTCCACTTCCTCCACTAAATGGCATCTTTGCACTTTCACTTTCCTGTTGATTCTGTTTTTCTTTTTCTCCACAAGGCTTGTGAAATTCTCCTCCTCCTGCAGCAAATCCAAATGAAACTTTAGATATCGGAATTATAACAGTACCATCAGGTGTTTCAACTGCATCACCTACAATTGTATTTACATCTATCATATCTTTTAGACTTTCCATGGTTGTTTGCATTAATCCTTCAATTGGATGTTCACTCATCCAGAACACCTCCAGTTAAATTTTAAATTTTCTTAAAAAATTTATCCCATCGATTATAATATTACCACATCTAAAATCTAATATGCAAATAAAACTGGAATCTATTAGTGATTTCCCATAATGTGGTTTTATCGAAATTAAAGGTTCCTTAGTAAATTTTGCATTATTATAAATTAGTGATAGAGCAGTATAAATAATTCCATTGATAACTCCAAATAAAATTGCAGTTAATGATGCGTCACTAAAACCAGCTTCTAAAGATAAATTGAATTTACGAAATTTAATGTTATTTAAAATATTCATAGTTAGAACATAAAAATCACAATAATTACCTTTGAATATATGTAATATATTTTTCATATCTTTAAAACTGAATATCTTTTTTTTATTTTTTTTATGTATTAATCTAAACAAAAACTTTGTATATAAATTATATTTTATAACTGGTTTTTTCTCTTTTAAACTTAAATCAGCAACATCTATAATTAAATTAAAAAGTTTAATATTAAAGATGGTTCTTATTGTAATTTCAAACCGATTATTTTCTCCTACTCCTTTATAGTATATGTTAAAATACCCAAGTCTAATTCTAAATAGCATATATAAATATATGTCTAAATTAAAATTTTGATTTAAATTTTTAAATTTGATTTTCATCGTAATCGGTAAAAAATATATTATTGAAATGATAAAAATTAAAAATACTAATATATATATATATTTCATAAATACACCTTCTTTAATTATTTTTTACCATAAAACTTTAAAATAATACATGCTTAATTTATGTTATCTATTGGTGGCAATTGATTTAAAGAAGGCAAATTAAAACATTTCAAAAAATCTTCAGTTGTAACATATAAAATAGCTCTTCCAGGTCCCTGCACTCTTCCATTATCCTTAATCAAATTAAATTGCAATAACGTGTTTATTGCTTTTTCACATTTAACTCCTCTGATTTTTTCTATCTCCATTCTTGT
This is a stretch of genomic DNA from Aceticella autotrophica. It encodes these proteins:
- a CDS encoding DUF2953 domain-containing protein produces the protein MLFRIRLGYFNIYYKGVGENNRFEITIRTIFNIKLFNLIIDVADLSLKEKKPVIKYNLYTKFLFRLIHKKNKKKIFSFKDMKNILHIFKGNYCDFYVLTMNILNNIKFRKFNLSLEAGFSDASLTAILFGVINGIIYTALSLIYNNAKFTKEPLISIKPHYGKSLIDSSFICILDFRCGNIIIDGINFLRKFKI
- the ytfJ gene encoding GerW family sporulation protein, with the translated sequence MSEHPIEGLMQTTMESLKDMIDVNTIVGDAVETPDGTVIIPISKVSFGFAAGGGEFHKPCGEKEKQNQQESESAKMPFSGGSGAGISLQPVAFMVVGQGQIRLLPVNQNAMIERIIDLAPKLIEELQSVFGKNKTYKKSTPITAENNVD